CACCGCGCCGCCGCATCCTTCCAAAGTCTGTTAGCGTTGCAACCGCGCATTGCCCGTTTGGTCAAAGTCCAAGGGTTTAGTCCTTCCCAAGATCAGCGTGATCAACCGCAAACTCCCACGATCGCGCCTGGGGCGATCGAAGTGCCCGTCGAACATTTACGGGTGGGGGAATGGGTGCAAGTTCTGCCGGGGGAACAGGTGCCGATCGATGGTGAGATTTTGCTGGGCGAATCGACGATCGATGAATCCATGCTGACCGGGGAATCCGTGCCCGTGGTCAAACGCATCGGGGACAGCGTCTCCGCTGGCACCCTGAACCAATCCGGCGCGATCGTCCTCCAAGTCACCCACACCGGAGAAAACACCACCCTCGCCCGCATTATCCAACTCGTCGAAACCGCCCAAACCCGCAAAGCCCCGATCCAGCAGCTGGCTGATACCGTCGCGGGCTACTTTACCTATGGGGTTATGGCGTTGGCGGGTTTAACCTTTCTGTTTTGGTTCTTTTTAGGGCTGCACTGGTGGCCAGAGGTGCTGAACTACGGTGGCCAAATGTCCCACCAAATGTCTCACCAAATGCCCCACCCTCTGCCATTGCCAGAAGCCCTAGCGCCCGCAAGCACCCTCCCCTCCCACCCCCTTTCCCCCCTTCTCCTCAGCCTCAAACTGACGATCGCCGTATTGGTGATTGCTTGCCCCTGTGCCCTTGGGTTAGCCACACCGACCGCGTTACTCGTCGGTTCCAGTTTAGGAGCCGAAAATGGCCTTCTGATTCGAGGAGGTGACGTTTTGGAACGGGTCCGCACCCTGGATACGATCGTTTTTGACAAAACGGGAACCGTAACCCAAGGTCAACCCACGGTCACGGATATCATCGTTGCCCCCCAGCTTGCCCAGCCTTACACCACCGACCAACTGTTACAAATGGCTGCCTCGGTAGAGCAGGGTACGACCCATCCCTTAGCCACCGCGATCGTTCAAACCGCCAAAAATCAAGGATTAGACTTGCTCTCTGCCAGCGAGTTCCGCACCCAGGCCGGGGCCGGGGTGATTGCCCAGGTGGACCTCGCAGGACGGCGGTCTTGTGTGCTTTTAGGCAATGCGGATTGGCTCAACCAGCACCAGGTAACGCTGCCTCCAGATGCCCATGCTCAGGCAGCAACGGTTGCGCACCAAGGCAAGACGATCGTGCACATGGCGATCGAACAACAGTGGGTTGGACTATTCGGGATCCAGGATCCCCTGCGTCCCGATGCCCAGGACAGCCTGCAAACCCTGCAACGGGAAGGATTGCGCGTCATGCTGCTCACGGGCGATCGCCGTGAAACGGCCCAAGCCGTGGCCCAAGCCCTAGGATTGGCGAGTGACCAAGTGATTGCCGAAGTTAAACCCGAGGAAAAATCCCACGCGATCGCCGCACTGCAAGCCCAGGGATATCGGGTGGGTATGGTTGGAGATGGCATTAATGATGCGCCTGCCCTCGCCCAAGCCGATGTGGGAATTGCCCTCCAATCCGGCACGGAAGTCGCGGCAGAAACCGCCAGTTTGGTGCTGATGCGCGATCGCCTCTCCGATGTGGTTCTGGCACTTCACCTGAGTCGGCAAATTTTAGGTACCATTCGTCAAAACTTAGTTTGGGCATTTGGGTACAATGCAGTATCTATTCCGATCGCGGCGGGAGTTTTCCTACCCCAGTTTCGGATCCTTTTAAGTCCAGGGAGTGCTGGATTTCTCATGGCGCTGAGTTCCATTAGCGTGGTGCTGAACTCCCTCTTGCTGCGCTGGCACTTTAATCGAATCTCTATTGAGTCACCGATTCGTCAGTCAAAGCCGTCTCTCCCAAATTGAGCATGTTGACCGATGTCATTTGCTCCGGGCGAGTTTATGGTTGTACTGAAAGACCTATGGTGTAATTTATTTATTGTCCTTAGCCACGGGAACCACCACGCGACATGCCTTCAGAACCGCGCCAAAACCATCTGCTCATCATTGAAGACGACAAAGGTCGGCGAGAATTTAACCTGGATGCTCCCGTCTATTCGATCGGTCGTGATCCCCGTTGTGACATTCGCCTCGTGTCACAATTTGTTTCCCGCCGCCATGCCACTTTGGTGCAACTGCCGAAGGAAGATGGCAGCTATTACTACCGCATTGTAGACGGTAACCTCCGGGGCCAAGCCAGTGCCAATGGGCTGCTGATCAATGGGCGCAAGCTCCAAACCCATGATTTGCAGGATGCAGATGAAGTTGTGTTTGGCCCCCAGGTTCGTGCTATTTACTATCTGCTGAAACGGGAAGCTGTACAAACGGTACCACCCGATGAGTTTGATATCACGCTCATTAGCCCTGGTATGGTCGGCGATCCCGAAGATTTAGGGGATGACGAGCTAGACTGATGAGCTAGTCTAAGGAGCACTGGATTTTTCTAGATTTTCTTAGAACGATCGAGTTTTCCTAGGGCAATCGTTTTTTTTTCACACGATCGGGTTTTCATTAGAACCATTGGGAGGATCGGTGGGCGCGTGCCCGACTGATCCTCCTGATGACTAGCGATCGAATCTCAACCACTGACCGTTTCAATCAACTTCCATTGATTCGTTTCATTCACGGCCTTGTAAATCTCATCAAACATCAGATGGCAGTGATTGTTGACCTGGAGTGGCAATTCTTCATTCTTGATGACAAACTTCATGCGAACTTCTTGATCGGTGGCAGTGGTGCGATCGATCAAAATTTCTACCGTCACTAATTTTGGGAACGGAACTTGTCCGGGAATTTCCCGCGCCATCATGTATTCTGGAGTATCGTAAATAACTTCTAGGCGGCAGGACTCCAGAACCTTGCGCAAAACCCTGTGCAGATCAGTGACTGCGATCCCAACGGTAAACAGCGCAGTATAACGAGCCATAACCACCCCCAGCTTGTAGCTTGCTTTATCAACATTAACGAGTCACCCTAATGAGTCACCCTAATGGGTCACCCTTAAGTTGTACTCGATCGAACAATAACCGCGACGCTATCGATCGATTGATTCCATCCCGCTTTTTATAGGTATTTCTCACCCTACGGCAAGGATTACACCATGGTCTACTATGAACCATGGTCTATTATTAGCAGAGCCACAGGGGGATTTGATCAAAAGTCAGTCCCTTTCGGTCAGCATACATTTACCCTGTGGGATGAATTCATCCTACAGACTAGAGGATGAGACTGCGGATCATGGAGAAACGGGGCAAGTTAATCGTCTTTGAGGGGGGGGAAGGCTGCGGCAAAACGACACAGCTTCAGCACACCCAACAATGGTTAGAACAATGGTTGTCCGACAGAGGCTGGTTAGAGAATGCTCAACCTTCCTTCCCGATCGCGGCCATTGCATCCACACGTGAACCCGGTGGCACACCGCTCTGTCAAAACATTCGTCAGGTGTTGCTGACGCCCGACCTTGAACCCATGCAGGATCGGACTGAACTCTTGCTTTATGCGGCCGATCGGGCTCAACATGTGGCAGGCTACCTACAACCCCTCCTGGCCCAAAGTACCCTCATTCTGTGCGATCGCTATACCGACTCCACCGTTGCCTATCAAGGCTATGGTCGAGGTTTGGATCTTGATCTGATCCACCAACTCAATACCATTGCGACCCAAGGACTGATACCCGATTTAACCCTCTGGCTGGATTTAGAGGTGGAATTGGGGTTAGCCCGCGCCCAAGCTAGGGGAAGCCGCGATCGCATTGAACAGGCGGATGTCGCGTTCCATCAACGGGTGCGCCAAGGGTTTATGGAACTGCACCAGGCCCATCCCGATCGCAT
This DNA window, taken from Alkalinema sp. FACHB-956, encodes the following:
- a CDS encoding FHA domain-containing protein, which translates into the protein MPSEPRQNHLLIIEDDKGRREFNLDAPVYSIGRDPRCDIRLVSQFVSRRHATLVQLPKEDGSYYYRIVDGNLRGQASANGLLINGRKLQTHDLQDADEVVFGPQVRAIYYLLKREAVQTVPPDEFDITLISPGMVGDPEDLGDDELD
- a CDS encoding heavy metal translocating P-type ATPase → MLTSAIVSSTSASPTVQTLTLDITGMKCAGCVKAVERKLAQQPGVQSACVNLVTEVATVTCEPETDPEGLAQVLPQILTQSGFPSQVRQSNSPSLQAGLADLANLRQAQAQRQRRDLIVAIGLLLVSTIGHVSQTIGIAIPGLGNDGFHAGLAAAALLVPGRALVWDGLKSLWHGAPTMNTLIGLGALTAFLTSLVALINPTLGWECFFDEPVMLIGFILLGRTLEQQARHRAAASFQSLLALQPRIARLVKVQGFSPSQDQRDQPQTPTIAPGAIEVPVEHLRVGEWVQVLPGEQVPIDGEILLGESTIDESMLTGESVPVVKRIGDSVSAGTLNQSGAIVLQVTHTGENTTLARIIQLVETAQTRKAPIQQLADTVAGYFTYGVMALAGLTFLFWFFLGLHWWPEVLNYGGQMSHQMSHQMPHPLPLPEALAPASTLPSHPLSPLLLSLKLTIAVLVIACPCALGLATPTALLVGSSLGAENGLLIRGGDVLERVRTLDTIVFDKTGTVTQGQPTVTDIIVAPQLAQPYTTDQLLQMAASVEQGTTHPLATAIVQTAKNQGLDLLSASEFRTQAGAGVIAQVDLAGRRSCVLLGNADWLNQHQVTLPPDAHAQAATVAHQGKTIVHMAIEQQWVGLFGIQDPLRPDAQDSLQTLQREGLRVMLLTGDRRETAQAVAQALGLASDQVIAEVKPEEKSHAIAALQAQGYRVGMVGDGINDAPALAQADVGIALQSGTEVAAETASLVLMRDRLSDVVLALHLSRQILGTIRQNLVWAFGYNAVSIPIAAGVFLPQFRILLSPGSAGFLMALSSISVVLNSLLLRWHFNRISIESPIRQSKPSLPN
- the tmk gene encoding dTMP kinase, with protein sequence MRLRIMEKRGKLIVFEGGEGCGKTTQLQHTQQWLEQWLSDRGWLENAQPSFPIAAIASTREPGGTPLCQNIRQVLLTPDLEPMQDRTELLLYAADRAQHVAGYLQPLLAQSTLILCDRYTDSTVAYQGYGRGLDLDLIHQLNTIATQGLIPDLTLWLDLEVELGLARAQARGSRDRIEQADVAFHQRVRQGFMELHQAHPDRILRIDAAQPIDAVSQAIQTVLETKLTQWYAIPAICNP